The proteins below come from a single Triticum aestivum cultivar Chinese Spring chromosome 5D, IWGSC CS RefSeq v2.1, whole genome shotgun sequence genomic window:
- the LOC123122421 gene encoding probable 26S proteasome non-ATPase regulatory subunit 3 — protein sequence MPEDVEMNDSAQPAAVAAPAAADAPAPAPVLSTLQHLKEIASVVEAGSLTKEVRRISRAVRLTVALRRRLAAPDVAAFLAFALPPSSEAFTRLSPLLPKEDGSEMDVDAAAPAAQVSIKHGLPEIEIYCYLLVLIFLIDHKKYDEAKACANSSIARLKNLNRRTVDVLASRLYSYYSYVHELTNSLAEIRGTLLGLHRMATLHHDELGQETLLNLLLRNYLHYNLYDQAEKLRSKAPRFEAHSNQQFCRYLFYLGKIRTIQLEYTDAKESLLQAARKAPTAARGFRIQCNKWAILVRLLLGEIPERTVFMQKGMKAALTPYFELTNAVRVGDLEVFRAVAEKFGSTFSADRTSNLIVRLRHNVIRTGLRNISISYSRISLADIAKKLRLDTKTAVADAESIVAKAIRDGAIDATIDHANGWVVSKETGDVYSTNEPQAAFNSRIAFCLNMHNEAVKALRFPPNSHKEKESAEKRRERLQQEEELAKHMAEEEDDDF from the exons ATGCCGGAGGACGTCGAGATGAACGACTCCGCCCAGCCCGCGGCCGTCGCCGCTCCTGCGGCCGccgacgcgcccgcgcccgcgccggtTCTCTCCACCCTGCAGC ATCTGAAGGAGATCGCGTCGGTGGTCGAGGCGGGGTCGCTGACCAAGGAGGTCCGCCGGATCTCCCGCGCCGTCCGCCtcaccgtcgccctccgccgccgcctcgccgcccccgacGTCGCGGCCTTCCTCGCTTTCGCGCTGCCCCCTTCCTCCGAGGCCTTCACCCGCCTCTCCCCGCTCCTCCCCAAG GAAGATGGAAGTGAGATGGATGTTGATGCTGCAGCTCCAGCTGCTCAAGTTTCAATCAAGCATGGACTCCCAGAGATTGAAATATACTGCTACCTGCTTGTGTTGATTTTCCTTATTGATCACAAGAAATATGATGAG GCTAAAGCATGTGCAAACTCTAGCATTGCTCGTTTGAAGAATCTCAACAGGAGGACTGTTGATGTTTTGGCTTCTAGGCTGTATTCGTATTACTCGTATGTCCATGAACTCACCAACAGCCTTGCTGAAATTCGTGG AACTCTCCTTGGGTTGCACAGGATGGCAACTCTTCACCATGATGAGCTTGGGCAG GAAACTCTTCTTAACCTGCTTCTTCGCAATTACCTGCACTACAACCTATATGACCAGGCAGAAAAACTTAGGTCAAAGGCACCACGTTTTGAAGCACATTCCAATCAGCAG TTCTGCCGCTATCTGTTCTACTTGGGAAAAATCAGAACAATTCAGCTCGAATACACTGATGCTAAAGAGAGCCTCTTGCAAGCTGCACGGAAAGCACCCACTGCAGCTCGTGGATTCCGCATCCAATGCAACAAATGGGCTATACTAGTAAGGCTACTTTTAGGGGAGATACCAGAGAGAACTGTTTTCATGCAGAAAGGAATGAAGGCGGCTTTGACACCATATTTTGAGCTTACAAAT GCTGTTCGAGTTGGGGACTTAGAAGTGTTTAGAGCTGTTGCAGAGAAATTTGGGAGCACTTTCAGTGCCGACAGGACATCCAATTTGATCGTGAGGCTGCGCCACAACGTCATCCGGACTGGACTACGCAACATTAGCATTTCCTACTCACGTATCTCCCTTGCTGACATTGCCAAGAAACTGAGGCTAGATACTAAGACCGCTGTTGCTGATGCTGAGAGCATTGTAGCCAAGGCCATCAGAGATGGGGCAATTGATGCCACCATTGATCATGCCAATGGCTGGGTGGTGTCGAAAGAGACTGGCGACGTTTACTCAACAAACGAGCCACAGGCTGCGTTTAACTCCAGGATTGCGTTCTGCCTGAACATGCACAACGAGGCAGTCAAGGCTCTGAGGTTCCCCCCTAATTCTCACAAGGAAAAAGAGAGTGCCGAGAAGAGGCGAGAGAGGCTCCAGCAGGAGGAAGAACTCGCGAAACacatggccgaggaggaggacgatgacttCTAG